A part of Pseudoliparis swirei isolate HS2019 ecotype Mariana Trench chromosome 8, NWPU_hadal_v1, whole genome shotgun sequence genomic DNA contains:
- the ap1s3b gene encoding AP-1 complex subunit sigma-3b isoform X2 codes for MIRFLLLFSRQGKLRLQKWFTAISEREKKKIIRDLTTMVLARQPRSCNFLHWRDLKIIYKRYASLYFCLAIENQENELIALEVIHRYVELLDIYFGNVCELDIIFNFEKAYFILDEFLIGGEVQETSKQMVNRSIEASDMLQETMEEYMSKPAF; via the exons ATG ATAcgcttcctgctcctcttcagtCGCCAGGGGAAGCTGCGTCTGCAGAAGTGGTTCACGGCCATTTCAGAacgcgagaaaaagaaaatcatcagGGACTTAACCACAATGGTGTTGGCACGGCAACCACGCTCCTGTAACTTCCTGCACTGGAGAGATCTGAAGATAATTTACAAGAG GTATGCCAGCTTGTATTTCTGCTTGGCGATAGAGAACCAGGAGAACGAGCTGATTGCCCTGGAGGTTATCCATCGCTACGTGGAGCTGCTGGACATATACTTTGGCAAT gtgtgtgagCTGGACATAATATTTAACTTTGAGAAGGCCTATTTTATCCTGGATGAGTTTCTTATCGGAGGGGAAGTACAAGAAACGTCCAAACAAATGGTGAATCGCTCCATTGAAGCCTCAGACATGTTACAAGAG ACCATGGAGGAGTATATGAGCAAACCTGCATTTTAA
- the ap1s3b gene encoding AP-1 complex subunit sigma-3b isoform X1 translates to MIRFLLLFSRQGKLRLQKWFTAISEREKKKIIRDLTTMVLARQPRSCNFLHWRDLKIIYKRYASLYFCLAIENQENELIALEVIHRYVELLDIYFGNVCELDIIFNFEKAYFILDEFLIGGEVQETSKQMVNRSIEASDMLQEDDSSDWFEVELFG, encoded by the exons ATG ATAcgcttcctgctcctcttcagtCGCCAGGGGAAGCTGCGTCTGCAGAAGTGGTTCACGGCCATTTCAGAacgcgagaaaaagaaaatcatcagGGACTTAACCACAATGGTGTTGGCACGGCAACCACGCTCCTGTAACTTCCTGCACTGGAGAGATCTGAAGATAATTTACAAGAG GTATGCCAGCTTGTATTTCTGCTTGGCGATAGAGAACCAGGAGAACGAGCTGATTGCCCTGGAGGTTATCCATCGCTACGTGGAGCTGCTGGACATATACTTTGGCAAT gtgtgtgagCTGGACATAATATTTAACTTTGAGAAGGCCTATTTTATCCTGGATGAGTTTCTTATCGGAGGGGAAGTACAAGAAACGTCCAAACAAATGGTGAATCGCTCCATTGAAGCCTCAGACATGTTACAAGAG GATGACAGCAGTGATTGGTTTGAGGTGGAGCTGTTTGGATGA